Part of the Rhodothermus bifroesti genome, ATCAGCGTTGGGAGTACGACAAAGCCCCTGAAGTTTTCCTGCGCGTCATGAACCGTTTGGACGATGCAGGGCATCGTTTCCGTCTGATTTTGGCCGGCGAGCGGTTCGAGGAGCAGCCCTATGAGCTGGAGAAAGCTTTCGAACGCTACGCTGACCGCATTCTCCACTATGGCTATGCCGAAGATTTTGAGGAGTACAGCCGCTTGTTGCACCGGGCCGACCTGATTGTTTCTACAGCCCGGCATGAGTTCTTTGGGGTAGCCGTGCTTGAGGCCATCTATTGCGGTTGCCATCCTCTGTTGCCCCATCGGCTTAGCTATCCAGAGCTCATTCCTGCATCGTTGCATCGACCCTTGCTGCATGCACCCACGCTGTACAACGACGAGGAAGAGCTTTATCAGATCCTTTCAGCGCTGCTTAAGGGGCAAGAGCGGCCGCTGCCGCCTGAGCGTCTACGCGAAATTCCGGCGCACTTAGATTGGTCGCAGCACGTGGAGGCCTACGATCGGCTTTTTGAAGAAGTAGCAGGTGTTGCCACGGCTTCTAGAGCCGCTGTGGCTGTTGCCTAAGGTGCTGTTAATTGTTGATGGCCTGAACAAAGCGCAAGGCTTGAGGGGGAGGGGGGTCTCCATCGACGGCATAGGCGCGGGGTTCCCCCGCGGTAGCAAACAACAGCAAAATGGTGTGCTGCGGGTCGTATTGCTCTAATTGATCGCTTAGCCAATGAAGCACTTGCAGGCCTTCTTGGAGTATGCTCAGTGCTTCAGGTGTAGCGTAGGCCAAGCGGTGAATGGCAAAACTGGTCTGCAGCGCTTTACTCGAGGGTGGGCTGGCTTCACTGATGATCAGTACCCCTTCACCGGCTTGTCGATATCCGCTCAGCGATGCAGCTGCCAGTTCTTCCCAGTGCGTTATAATGAACTGATGATGCCGCTGCTCAAGCGCATCCTGCATTTGCACCAGATCGGCCGGGGCGCGGATTACAAAAAGCCGTCCTTGTTCGTCTTGATACTCTACTGTACGATCCGGCATGCGCATAAAGGAGGGGTCGGATGGTCTTGAGGGGTGACCACCCGACCCCGTGGGCTTTAGTCCATGTTCTCTACGATAGCTTGACCGAACTCACTGGTGCGGAGCAGCGTGGCGCCTTCCATGAGGCGGTGAAAGTCGTACGTGACCCGCTTTTGGGCAATGGTGCGTTCGATGCCACGAAGGATCAAATCAGCCGCTTCGTGCCAACCTAGGTAGCGCAGCATCATTTCGCCAGAGAGAATTACCGAGCTCGGGTTGACTTTATCTTGTCCGGCATACTTTGGCGCGGTACCATGGGTGGCTTCAAAGACAGCGTGCCCGGTTTCGTAGTTAATGTTGGCACCCGGTGCAATGCCGATGCCTCCCACCTGAGCAGCCAGGGCATCGGAAATATAGTCGCCATTGAGGTTCATTGTAGCAATCACGTCGTACTCTTCCGGGCGCGTTAGAATCTGCTGCAGAAAAGCATCGGCAATGACATCTTTGACCACAATAGAACGCCCGTTGTGCTCGATGACGTGCCAGGGGCCACCGTCGAGGGGTTGGGCGCCAAAGGCTTCGCGTGCCAGTTCATAGCCCCACTCACGGAAAGCCCCTTCAGTAAACTTCATGATGTTGCCTTTGTGTACCAGCGTGACGCTTTTACGTCCGTTTTCGATGGCATAGCGAATCGCTGCGCGGACCAGGCGGCGCGTTCCATCGCGGGAGATCGGCTTAATCCCAATGCCGCTGGTTTCAGGAAAACGAATCTTGGTTACCCCCAGCTCTTCCTGAAGAAAGCGGATGAGCTTTTGGGCTTCGGGCGTGCCGGCTTGGTACTCGATGCCCGCATAGACGTCTTCCGAGTTTTCTCGGAAGATAACCATATCGACCAGCTCAGGATGTTTGACGGGCGAGGGCACTCCTTGAAAGTACCGCACTGGCCGCACGCAAGCGTACAGGTCCAGCTGCTGACGCAGGGCTACGTTAAGCGAGCGAATGCCGCCGCCTACGGGTGTCGTTAGCGGTCCTTTAATGGCAACCAGATAGTAATCGATTGCTTTAAGCGTATCCTCAGGCAACCAGGTGCCCAGCTGCTGCAGCGCCTTTTCGCCTGCAAAAACCTCAAACCAGACGATCTTGCGCTGTCCCGCATACGCCTTTTCCACTGCGGCATCGAAGACCATCCGGGCAGCCCGCCAAATGTCAGGGCCAGTGCCATCGCCTTCGATAAACGGAATGATTGGATGGTTAGGCACGTCTAAGGTGCCATCTGCACGTTTCTGGATACGCGCTCCCTCGCTGGGGGGCGTTAAGTGTTCAAAGGTAGGCCTTTCGGTAGATACAAGTTGTGTCATGGCAGAACCAACGGTTTTGTCGGGAGACACTTTGGGTTGCAAATTAAGGCATTCAGCCAAAGGATAGCGCTGTTGGCAAAAGCTTCACCGTTCTGGAGGGCGTAGCTCCCGGGCGCGGAGGGTATAAGTCCAGCGTACGGTACCGCGGGCGTCGATGGCACGAAGCGTCAGCACCCGATCGGTGCGCGGCCCAGAGAACGTAAGCAGCACGGCATTGCGCTCCTGCAAAAGCGTCCCCTCTAGGCGCAACGGATTCTCTTCCTGGATGGTTGAGGGTCCAGCGGTAAGCGGCGAGGTGGTGATCTCGTAGAGGGGATAGAATCCCTCGGGCTGATAGCGCATCAGTTCCGTATGGTGACGATCGCCGGTCAAAAACACAACACCACTAATGCGACGGCGGACGATTTCTCCAATAAGCCGCTCATAGTCCTGAGGAAAGCGCGCTGCTACGGATTCAAAACGGGTATAGCGGTTGAGAATCTGGTTGCCATTGGCGACGATCTTGAAAGGTGCGCGGCTCGAGGTGAGCGCATCGATGAGCCACTCGAGCTGCGCTTTGCCCCACATGGTTTTGGAAGTATCTTCTGGGGCGTCGTTAGGGCTACGGTAAAACCGGTCATCCAGCAGGAAAAAGTCAACGTCCCCCCAGCTAAACTGGGTGAACACGCCAGGCACGCCTGGCAGTCCATAGGTTGGGTTGGCCCAGTACTGCTGAAAAAGGCGCAGTGCCGCTCCTTTGAACACGTAGCTGCGGTCGGCGTCGTTCGGGCCATAGTCGTGGTCGTCCCAAATGGCATAGTGGTGGGTTGTCGCTAGCAGTGCTTGCAGCAGTGGGTGGCTTCGGGTATGGGCGTAGCGGTAAGACATCATGGCGGGGCTGCCAAAGTCGGGTTCGCGTAGATACGTGTTGTCGCCCAGCCAAAGCATCAAGTCAGGCTGGTACTGCACCAGCTGGGTGAGCAGCTCAAAATCCCCGCCATAAGGCTGGCCTGGGCGATCGTAAGGGGGATCGTTTACATAAAAGCAAGAAACGGCAGCTACTGTGAAGGTCGGGGGATCTGTGCGCCATTGCCAAAGAGGCTGCGTTTGAAAGTGTGGCTGGTAGGGCAGGCGTAGCAGGGTGTCGTTGAGAATCACGTTGTAAAGGTAGCGCTGCCCAGGCTCGAGGTAGCCGATAGGAATGTGTACGGTGTAGTCCGTTTCAGGCGTGGTAAAGTAGGGTGGGGTGATGCGCGCACTGTCTTCTGGCTGATCTTCTTGACGGTAGAGCAGCTGCACCTGTGCTGGCGCCCACGTTTGAAGCCAGACGACCACTTCTCGTTGCGTGGCATACCCGTTCATGGGGCCAGCGCGTAGCAGCTCGGCTACGGGTAACGTGGCGGGAATCTGCGCTGCGGCAATTCTGGCCAGTAGCCAAAGGAGCGCAATCCAAGAAAATAGGTAGCGCATGGGTTTGAGTAGCATTTGGCTTACAGGTCACACGGTAAGCTACAAAAGTGCACCGAGACGCCGCAGCCAGTTTGGATTTTTTTAAAGACGGCCCAGCAGGTCTCGCAAGCGCAGCTCCCATACCTTCCAAGCGGCTTCCCAGACAATCGCTTTGCTCATCTTGGAAGATCCTTCCTGGCGTTCTGTGAAAACGATCGGCACTTCCAGGAGTCGAAAGCCCTTGCGCCAAGCACGATACTTCATTTCGATCTGAAAGGAGTAGCCGTTGGAGCGAACGCGGTCTAGGTCGATTGCCTCGAGCACGCGGCGGTGATAGCCCTTAAAACCGGCCGTGACGTCGTAAACCGGTAGGCAGGTGATCGCGCGCGTGTAGAGACTGGCGCTGTAGGAGAGAATCAACCGGGAAAGCGGCCAGTTCATGACGCGCACTCCTCCAATGTAACGAGAGCCAATGACCAGGTCAGCCTCATTGCGTCTCAGCGGTTCGAGCAATCGCGGGAGATCCTCTGGGTTATGAGACAGATCGGCATCCATTTCAACCAGATAGGTAAAGCCACGGCTTAGACCAAAACGGAAACCCGTGACGTAGGCCGAACCCAGCCCCAGTTTGCCTGGGCGTTCGATCAAGAACAGGCGGTTGGGGTGCTGAAGCTGAAGCGCACGCACGCGTTCGGCCGTTCCATCAGGTGAAGCGTCATCGACAATGAGTGCCGAAACGTGGCAAGGCAGCGCAAAGAGCAGCGTAAGCAGGCGTTCAACGTTTTGCGCTTCGTTGTACGTAGGTACGATGACCAGCGTGTCGTTTTGCGGAGCAGTTGCCGTAACCACTTTCGGAGAAAATCGACTTTAAGATGTAAACAACAACGGACCCTTAAACTACAATAGGGGTTCAAAAGAACCAAACGTGCTTGGTAGCGCGTTCACGGGTATCTCAAGAAAACGTAGCGTTTCCGCTGCGCTTTCCGGGTTGCTTCTTTGTATCTTTAAGGGCTACTCCTGCAGTTAGCAAAAAGGGGTAAGCCGCGTATTCCACGAGCGTTATTAACTTAGCCTCCTTGTGCTATGGCCAGTGAGATTAAAAAGAAAAAAGCGACAGCTTCGGCTGGGGTTGGGCAAGCAAATGGGCAGGTCGTTGACCTGCAGGTGCCATCGAAAGCGATTCGTGTGACGCACACCTTCGAGACGTATCCGGCCGGGGTCTATACGCATGAAGAGCTGGGACTCACTCGGGAGCAGCTGTTGGACATTTATCGCAACATGCTGCTTCAGCGCCGGTTTGAAGAGCGTGCGGCACAAATGTACGGCAAACAAAAGATTGCTGGCTTTTTGCATCTGTATATCGGTCAAGAGGCGGTTTCGACCGGTGCTGTATATGCGATTCGCGTTGGGCATGATTCGGTGATTACAGCCTATCGCGACCACGGTATAGGCTTGGCGCTGGGCATGACGGCCAACGAATGCATGGCTGAACTTTTTGGAAAGATCGATGGCTGCTCGCGGGGTAAAGGTGGCTCAATGCATTATTTCAAAGCAGAGAAGAAATTCTTTGGCGGGCACGGTATTGTAGGTGGGCACGTACCCCTAGGCGTTGGCATTGCCTTCGCACACAAGTATAAAGAGGATGGTGGGGTGTGCTTGACCTTCTTCGGCGATGGCGCCATGGGCCAAGGTTCGGTCCACGAATCGATGAACTTGGCCGCAGTCTACAAGCTGCCCATTGTATTTATTATCGAAAACAACCAGTACGCAATGGGGACAGCAGTCTGGCGTGCGTTTGCCAATCCGGAATTTTACCGCTATGCGGCCAGCTACAACATGCCTGGTGCGTTGGTGGACGGCATGGACGTCTTCAGCGTTATCAAAGCATTGCGCAAGCATGTGGCCATGGCCCGTGAATTTCAGCCCTCGGTTGTTGAGGTGCGTACTTATCGCTACCGTGGCCATTCAATGAGTGACCCTGCCAACTATCGCACCAAAGAAGAGCTAGAAGCCAAGAAAAAAGAAGACCCCATTATCCGGCTAAAGGGCTACTTGCTCCAGCACGGGCTTTCTAGCAATGAGGAGCTGGACGCCATCGATGAAGAGGTGAAGGCAGAGGTGCAGGCTTCGGTAGAATTTGCCGAGCGCAGCCCACTACCCCCGCTGGAGACCATTTACGAGGACGTCTACGCCCAGCCGGATTATCCTTTCCTGGCTTAATCGTTCCACGAAAAGCAATTGGAATTCCTATGGCAGTAATGCAATTTCGTGAGGCCATCCGCGCGGCCATGATCGAAGAAATGGAGCGCGATGAGCGTGTCTTTTTGATTGGCGAAGAGGTGGCCCAGTATGACGGCGCTTACAAAGTCAGCGAAGGTATGCTGCGCCGCTTTGGCCCCAAACGGGTGATCGATACCCCAATCAGCGAGGCCGGTTTTGCAGGCCTAGGCATTGGAGCGGCACTGAATGGACTGCGCCCGATTGTCGAGTTTATGACGTTCAACTTCTCGTTTGTGGCTTTTGACCAGCTTGTCAATAACGCAGCTAAAATCCGTTACATGTCGGGCGGTCAGTTCAAGCTGCCTATTGTATTTCGGGGACCCAACGGCGCAGCCGGCCAGCTTGCCGCTACACACAGCACCTCGACTGAGTCCATCTATTCCTACTTTCCTGGCCTCAAGGTGATTGCTCCCTCCAACCCTGATGATGCCAAAGGCCTACTCAAATCAGCAATCCGGGACGACGACCCGGTCATTTTCTTAGAAAGCGAGCTTATGTACAGTCTGCGCGGGGAGGTTAACGAAGATCCTGAGTACTTAATTCCTATCGGGAAAGCGCGCATTGCCCGCGAAGGTGAAGATGTGACGATCGTGGCGCACTCGAAAAGCTATTGGATTGCGTTGGAAGTGGCCGATCGGTTAGCCGAAGAGGGCTATAGCGCCGAAGTGATCGATCCACGCACGATCCGGCCTTTCGATTTTGACACCGTAGTGCAATCGGTCAAAAAGACCAACCGGTGCGTCATTATCGACGAGAGCAACCCCTTTGGCAGCGTGTCTTCAGAAGTTGCCTTTCAGATCCAGCAGCGGGCTTTTGACTATCTGGATGCTCCGGTGCTGCGGGTAACCGCCAAAGACACCCCAGCACCGTATGCTAAAAACCTGATCGCCTACTACATGCCTAGTGTAGAGGCAGCTTACGAAGCCTGCAAGAAAGTGCTCTACGTCGACTAGTCTCCAGGAACCTTTCAGTGCTATAACAGCCATGGCTATACCTATTGAAATGCCCAAAATGAGTGACACCATGGAGGAGGGGGTGGTGGTCGCGTGGTTGGTCGAAGAGGGCCAGCGTGTGTCGGCAGGCGATGTCATTGCTCAAGTAGAAACCGATAAAGCCACGATGGACCTCGAGGTGTACGACGACGGGGTTCTGCTCAAAAAAGTGGTTCAAGAAGGGGAATCGGTTCCCATTGGCGGGCTCATTGCGGTCTTAGGTAAGGAGGGGGAAGATATTTCAGGGCTTTTAGCGCGCTACCAGAAGCGGACTGCGCCATCTCCAGTAGCAAAGCCAGAGACTGTCGAAGCGGTGCCTGCACAAACGGGCGATGGGGCTTCGGCAGCGGTATCAGCCTCTGAAGGTGAAGCTGCGGAAGCGCGCATTAAAGCTTCGCCGCTAGCGCGCAAACTGGCCAAAGAGTATGGACTAGAGCTGCGCACGATTCAGGGAAGCGGCCCTGAAGGGCGGATTGTGCGGCGCGACATCGAGGCCGTGTTGGCCCGGCAGCGCCCTCCTGCAGAAGCTGCACCCACGCCCGCTGTCGAAGCCGCACCCGCGCCGCCACCAGCAGCGGCCCCGGCACCCTCGTTGCCTTATGAGGCAATTCCGCTCACTTCCATGCGGCGCACCATCGCCCGTCGGCTATCGCAAAGCAAGTTTACCGCTCCTCATTTTTACTTGACCGTTGATGTCGACGTTGAAAAAGCTGTTGCCTTCCGTGAGCAACTGAATGCGTTGGCTGAGGCTCAAGGACGCCCCAAGATTTCTTTCAACGACCTTATCACCAAAGCCTGCGCTTTGGCGCTGCGGCAGCATCCGGAAATCAACGCCTCGTATTTTGAACAGGAGGGTGAAATCCGGCGCTGGAAAGAAATCCACATCGGTATTGCTGTGGCCCTTGAGGAAGGACTTGTGACGCCGGTGGTGCGGAACGCCGACCAAAAAGGGCTGGGGCAAATTGCCGAAGAGACGCAAGCACTGGCTGAAAAAGCCCGGCAGCGTAAGCTTCAGCCTCAGGAAATGGAAGGCGCCACCTTTACAACGAGTAACCTGGGCATGTTTGGCATTGAGTCCTTTACGGCCATCATTAATCCGCCCAATGCCTGCATCCTGGCCATTGGCGCTATCCGGGAAGTACCCGTGGTCAAAGATGGCGCTGTCGTGCCCGGCAAGCGCATGCAGCTGACGCTTTCGTGCGATCACCGCATTGTCGATGGTGCCACCGGTGCACGCTTTCTCAAAACTGTGCAACGCTACCTGGAGGAACCCTTAAACCTCCTGCTCTAAAGTGGCGAAAACCCTATGGACTGGCAAAGCGGGCGCGCCACTGGTGCGCCCGCGCTCGTTTTCGGATGCGTATGCGGCTACTGCACCTTTCGGATCTGCATTTTGGGCGCTTGGCTTCCCAGACCATTGTAGCCGATCTGCTGGCAGAAGCGCGTCGCCAGGCGCCGGATTTGGTCGTGGTTAGTGGAGACCTGACGCAGCGCGCGCGGCCTCGCCAGTTTCAAGCCGCGCGCGCTTTCTTGGAGGCCCTACCAGCTCCCTGGCTGGTGGTTCCTGGCAACCACGATGTGTATCCCTGGTGGCGACCCTTAAGCCGCCTGTGGCGCTCTCTGGCACGCTACCGTCACTACATCACGCAATCGCTGCGCCCCTCATGGGTAACGGATACCATAGCGCTGCTGGGGCTGAATACCGCGCATGGGGCTACCATCAAGGGTGGGCGTTTAACAACAGAGGATCTGACGTATTTGCAAACCTTTTTTGCTGCTGCACCACCTCAGGCGCTGCGCATACTGGTGATCCACCATCATCTGGTTCACCTCCAAGACATCGGGCCTCACGACGTGGTGCGCGATGCGCGTCAAGCACTGGAGGCTGTTGCCCAGGCCGGTATCCACGTCATCCTGTGTGGCCACTTGCATATCGCTCATGTAGCCCCTGTTCTTCTACAGCCGCAATGGCAGCTGCTCGTTGTCAGTGCCGGCACGGCTACCAGCAGCCGAGGACGCGGTCCACACCGCCATCAAAATTTCTACAACCTGCTCGAGGTTACGCCCCAAACCCTCCGCATCGAAACCTATCGGTATCATCCCGAAGCCCGAACGTTTACCCTGACGCAAACCCAAACCTTCGAAAGACAAGGAGCCCAGCTGCTTTTGGAAACAGCACAGACTGGCTAAAGCGTGCTGGCCTAATCTTTGCTAGCTTATGGTAAGCCTTTCTTTTTCAACTTGATTTCCATGGGAGTGCGCCAAAAGTATTGCTTAATTATGTACCTATGGCGCATGATAATGGCGCCAACAATTTTTAACAAAGGGGGGCAACTTTGAGGACAATACATTCAAAATTTGAAGAACCCGCCTGGGGCTGCGTAATTCTATAGCGCCGGGCTTGTGTCTGGAAGGGGAAACGCTTTCTATGCCTGCTGTAGATCCCAAGGATTTTTGGGCCCACCTGCAAGAGCGGCTCGCTTGGCTTCAGCGTGAGGTAGAGCGCTTAATTGTAGAAAACGAACGCCTGCGCGAAGAAAACCGAAGGCTTCGAGAGGAGGTGACGCTCTACCGATTATTTCAGGAGCTGCAGCCGCAGTCTAAAGAAGAGCTTCCGGAGCTTTCGGCCGAGATGCTCCGACAGGCTATGGAATTTCTGGACCGGCTACCCGACGAAATGGGCTTTAGTGAGTTTTTTGACCGAGCTGAGCAAGAGGGCATTGAAAGTGCGGTAGCCCGGGACTATCTGCTGACGTTTCTGCGTGAAGAGCTGCTGCGCCAGCAAGGGGGGCGATTGCGTAAAACCCATCGCGCGGCGTTTGGTAAAGCATAAAAAAAGCGGGATCTCTGAGATCCCGCTTGCCTTTTTAAGAGGCTTTACTTTACGACCGCTTCCACTGCTCGCGAAGTTTACGGCGGTGCTCCCGCACCTGACGCTCGATGGAATCCAGCGCACTTAGCAGGGCTTCTTGCACGGAAGGGGCGACTTCGACAGCCGCGATGTTTTCCGGTCGATGGTATACCACAACACGCACGCGGTAAGCATGCGGCGTTTGACTCCGCTCTGCTTGTTGCACCGCCACAGAAACGCCGGTAATGTCGCGGTTTTTTTTGGCCAACTTGTAAATGCGTTGCTCGACCTTTGCTTTGAGGGCGTCGGTCAGTTCATGGTTTTCGCTGTAGTACTCAAACGCAATGTTGGGCGTCTCCATAAAGCTTTGGGATGGCTTGGTGAATCTTTACGCCGCAAGGGATGCGGCAGGGTACAGCACTTGGTATTTTTCACGCACATACTGCAACCACGGCTCCACCTGGAGCGGCTTGCCTGTAGCCCACTGTAAAAGGACAGCCGCCTTCCAAGCGCGACCGTAGCGGTGAATGTGCTTGCGCAACCATTCCAAAATGGGGAAAAACGTCCCTTGACGTACAAAATCATCCAGCTCTACGAATGCAGTGCGAAGAGCCATAAACAACTGCGCAGCCATCAGGTTACCTAAAGTATAGGTTGGAAAGTATCCAAAAGCTCCTTGTGCCCAGTGAATATCTTGCAACACGCTTTCTCGAAGTGTGGTAGGGCGCAGCCCTAGGTAGCGCTGCATACCTTCCTCCCAGGCTATAGGTAAATCCTGCACGGACAAGCTCCCTTCAATTAAGGCTACCTCCAGCTCAAAACGAAGCAAAATATGCAAGTTATAGGTCACTTCGTCGGCCTCTACGCGGATCAGCGAAGGTTGCACGCGGTTGATGGCGCGGTAAAAAGCCTCTAAGGGCACGTCGCAGAGCACATCCGGTAAAGTTTCCTGAAGCTGAGGATAGAAATATTCCCAAAACGGTAGACCGCGACCGATCACGTTTTCCCAGAAGCGGGATTGCGACTCGTGCAGCGCGAGCGAAGCGCCATCAGCCAATGGCGTGCGTTCCAATGCTGGGTCGATGCCTTGTTCATAGAGCCCATGCCCAGCTTCGTGTAGTGTAGCAAATAAGCCGCTGGTGAAATCATTCGGATGAATACGGGTCGTTAGCCGTACATCGGCAATAGCAATCCCTGTGCTGAAAGGATGCACGGAAGCGTCTAGCCGTCCACGATCCAGATCAAAGCCCAAGGCTTGGAGTAGCCTGCGATTCAGCGTCCATTGCCGATCGGGTTCTACATATCGACGCAGGAAGGCATCTTCGGGTTGCGGCTGCTCGAAGAGTGCCTGCAAAAGAGGCACTAGGTGTTTTCGAAGTTGCTCAAAGAGGGTTTGCACTTCGGCCGTGGTCATGCCAGGCTCATACTGGTCCAGCAAGGCATCGTAGGGATGGTTCGGGTACCCTAGCGCCGCGGCCTTTTCTCGTTGGAGCACCAGCAAGCGCTCTAAGTAAGGCGCAAAGAGATCATAGCGATTTGCTGCGCGGGCTTGCTTCCAGGCTTCGCGAGCCTGCGACTCGGTGCGTGCCAGTTCGGCTACCAGTTTGGTTGGCACGCGCCGCGCCTTTTCATAGTCTTCGTGCACAACACGCACCAAACGAACGCTGAGATCGTCAGCCGGCCAGTCGCGCACAACTTCAGCAGCAGCTTCTAGTAGTTCCCCTGTTTTTTCAGAGGTGAACCATTCGTGAGCTAGGCGGTGCAGCGTGCTTAGTTGTTCGGCACGAACGCTGGCAGCACTGGGCGGCATGTACGTCTCCTGATCCCATTCCAGCAAAGCTGCCGCTGCGCGAACGTCCATAATGCCCCCCAGGTGTTCGCGCAATGCCATGAGGGCCGGATGCATAGAAAAAGGGCTTGTTTTATCCATCATGTTTATTTATTCTCTCAAAGACTGGTTTGCACCAATCCTTGACCCCTATGATGGCGTGGCTTCTTGGGCTCAGCTTTTGGATGTTTTTGCCAGCGCAAGATACAACGGTAAACGATTCGACGTTGCTAACGCTCTGTGAAGGTTTGCGCGTGGCCGATGTGGTCGATGCCATGGATATGGTTGGGTTGCGCCATGTGGGGTTGGTGGACACGCGTATTCAGCCGCTTTGGCGGGACTTAGAGGATTTCCGACATCACTTTTGTGGGCTTGCCCTTACTGTACGTTACGTGCCCACCAACAAAATTGTCCCCAACCCGATACCAGAAGCAGAATTCGACGCTTGGAGTAGCCACTGGTACAATACGCTTTCGCCTGAACCGTTTATTGAGCTTATTCGGCCGGGGACCGTGATCGTGATCGACGCCAGTGGCAATGGGGATACCGGCTCGATCGGTTCCTATAACACTCTGGTTTGGTATGCCCGAGGGGCGCGTGGTATTGTAACCACGGGAAGC contains:
- the icd gene encoding NADP-dependent isocitrate dehydrogenase, whose protein sequence is MTQLVSTERPTFEHLTPPSEGARIQKRADGTLDVPNHPIIPFIEGDGTGPDIWRAARMVFDAAVEKAYAGQRKIVWFEVFAGEKALQQLGTWLPEDTLKAIDYYLVAIKGPLTTPVGGGIRSLNVALRQQLDLYACVRPVRYFQGVPSPVKHPELVDMVIFRENSEDVYAGIEYQAGTPEAQKLIRFLQEELGVTKIRFPETSGIGIKPISRDGTRRLVRAAIRYAIENGRKSVTLVHKGNIMKFTEGAFREWGYELAREAFGAQPLDGGPWHVIEHNGRSIVVKDVIADAFLQQILTRPEEYDVIATMNLNGDYISDALAAQVGGIGIAPGANINYETGHAVFEATHGTAPKYAGQDKVNPSSVILSGEMMLRYLGWHEAADLILRGIERTIAQKRVTYDFHRLMEGATLLRTSEFGQAIVENMD
- a CDS encoding alkaline phosphatase D family protein → MRYLFSWIALLWLLARIAAAQIPATLPVAELLRAGPMNGYATQREVVVWLQTWAPAQVQLLYRQEDQPEDSARITPPYFTTPETDYTVHIPIGYLEPGQRYLYNVILNDTLLRLPYQPHFQTQPLWQWRTDPPTFTVAAVSCFYVNDPPYDRPGQPYGGDFELLTQLVQYQPDLMLWLGDNTYLREPDFGSPAMMSYRYAHTRSHPLLQALLATTHHYAIWDDHDYGPNDADRSYVFKGAALRLFQQYWANPTYGLPGVPGVFTQFSWGDVDFFLLDDRFYRSPNDAPEDTSKTMWGKAQLEWLIDALTSSRAPFKIVANGNQILNRYTRFESVAARFPQDYERLIGEIVRRRISGVVFLTGDRHHTELMRYQPEGFYPLYEITTSPLTAGPSTIQEENPLRLEGTLLQERNAVLLTFSGPRTDRVLTLRAIDARGTVRWTYTLRARELRPPER
- a CDS encoding polyprenol monophosphomannose synthase yields the protein MVTATAPQNDTLVIVPTYNEAQNVERLLTLLFALPCHVSALIVDDASPDGTAERVRALQLQHPNRLFLIERPGKLGLGSAYVTGFRFGLSRGFTYLVEMDADLSHNPEDLPRLLEPLRRNEADLVIGSRYIGGVRVMNWPLSRLILSYSASLYTRAITCLPVYDVTAGFKGYHRRVLEAIDLDRVRSNGYSFQIEMKYRAWRKGFRLLEVPIVFTERQEGSSKMSKAIVWEAAWKVWELRLRDLLGRL
- the pdhA gene encoding pyruvate dehydrogenase (acetyl-transferring) E1 component subunit alpha gives rise to the protein MASEIKKKKATASAGVGQANGQVVDLQVPSKAIRVTHTFETYPAGVYTHEELGLTREQLLDIYRNMLLQRRFEERAAQMYGKQKIAGFLHLYIGQEAVSTGAVYAIRVGHDSVITAYRDHGIGLALGMTANECMAELFGKIDGCSRGKGGSMHYFKAEKKFFGGHGIVGGHVPLGVGIAFAHKYKEDGGVCLTFFGDGAMGQGSVHESMNLAAVYKLPIVFIIENNQYAMGTAVWRAFANPEFYRYAASYNMPGALVDGMDVFSVIKALRKHVAMAREFQPSVVEVRTYRYRGHSMSDPANYRTKEELEAKKKEDPIIRLKGYLLQHGLSSNEELDAIDEEVKAEVQASVEFAERSPLPPLETIYEDVYAQPDYPFLA
- a CDS encoding pyruvate dehydrogenase complex E1 component subunit beta, producing the protein MAVMQFREAIRAAMIEEMERDERVFLIGEEVAQYDGAYKVSEGMLRRFGPKRVIDTPISEAGFAGLGIGAALNGLRPIVEFMTFNFSFVAFDQLVNNAAKIRYMSGGQFKLPIVFRGPNGAAGQLAATHSTSTESIYSYFPGLKVIAPSNPDDAKGLLKSAIRDDDPVIFLESELMYSLRGEVNEDPEYLIPIGKARIAREGEDVTIVAHSKSYWIALEVADRLAEEGYSAEVIDPRTIRPFDFDTVVQSVKKTNRCVIIDESNPFGSVSSEVAFQIQQRAFDYLDAPVLRVTAKDTPAPYAKNLIAYYMPSVEAAYEACKKVLYVD
- a CDS encoding pyruvate dehydrogenase complex dihydrolipoamide acetyltransferase, which gives rise to MAIPIEMPKMSDTMEEGVVVAWLVEEGQRVSAGDVIAQVETDKATMDLEVYDDGVLLKKVVQEGESVPIGGLIAVLGKEGEDISGLLARYQKRTAPSPVAKPETVEAVPAQTGDGASAAVSASEGEAAEARIKASPLARKLAKEYGLELRTIQGSGPEGRIVRRDIEAVLARQRPPAEAAPTPAVEAAPAPPPAAAPAPSLPYEAIPLTSMRRTIARRLSQSKFTAPHFYLTVDVDVEKAVAFREQLNALAEAQGRPKISFNDLITKACALALRQHPEINASYFEQEGEIRRWKEIHIGIAVALEEGLVTPVVRNADQKGLGQIAEETQALAEKARQRKLQPQEMEGATFTTSNLGMFGIESFTAIINPPNACILAIGAIREVPVVKDGAVVPGKRMQLTLSCDHRIVDGATGARFLKTVQRYLEEPLNLLL
- a CDS encoding metallophosphoesterase family protein gives rise to the protein MRMRLLHLSDLHFGRLASQTIVADLLAEARRQAPDLVVVSGDLTQRARPRQFQAARAFLEALPAPWLVVPGNHDVYPWWRPLSRLWRSLARYRHYITQSLRPSWVTDTIALLGLNTAHGATIKGGRLTTEDLTYLQTFFAAAPPQALRILVIHHHLVHLQDIGPHDVVRDARQALEAVAQAGIHVILCGHLHIAHVAPVLLQPQWQLLVVSAGTATSSRGRGPHRHQNFYNLLEVTPQTLRIETYRYHPEARTFTLTQTQTFERQGAQLLLETAQTG
- the hpf gene encoding ribosome hibernation-promoting factor, HPF/YfiA family, translating into METPNIAFEYYSENHELTDALKAKVEQRIYKLAKKNRDITGVSVAVQQAERSQTPHAYRVRVVVYHRPENIAAVEVAPSVQEALLSALDSIERQVREHRRKLREQWKRS